One window of Atribacter laminatus genomic DNA carries:
- the thiM gene encoding hydroxyethylthiazole kinase, with the protein MDKKIARKCALILLKIRQKKPLIHHITNMVTANDNANVTLAIGASPVMALSKYEVEEMTAQADSLVLNLGTLNPDLIESCWLAGKVANQKGIPVILDPVGAGATQYRTSTAKKILSEMKIAIIRGNVGEMSALLDDPRFIKGVDAEVTGLSISDLAQEASKRYETVVAVTGKVDYISDGIHLISVYNGHPWLKILTGAGCMASSLCATFASVEEDHLMSTAAAIGFFGVCAEIAAKKVKGPGLFHQVLFDVIYNMDVETLVSSLQVEMK; encoded by the coding sequence ATGGATAAAAAAATAGCTCGGAAATGTGCTTTAATCCTACTAAAAATTCGTCAAAAAAAGCCTCTTATTCACCATATAACCAATATGGTAACCGCCAACGATAATGCCAATGTAACATTGGCGATTGGAGCCTCACCAGTGATGGCGCTTTCAAAGTATGAAGTTGAAGAAATGACTGCTCAAGCTGATTCTTTGGTTTTGAATTTGGGAACATTAAATCCAGATCTCATTGAGAGTTGCTGGTTAGCTGGGAAAGTAGCCAATCAAAAAGGAATTCCGGTTATTTTAGATCCAGTTGGAGCGGGAGCTACTCAATATCGAACTAGTACAGCAAAAAAAATTCTCTCAGAAATGAAGATAGCTATAATTCGTGGGAATGTTGGGGAGATGTCTGCTCTTTTAGATGATCCACGATTTATTAAGGGTGTGGACGCCGAAGTAACCGGCTTATCTATTTCAGATTTGGCTCAAGAAGCTAGTAAACGTTACGAAACGGTTGTGGCAGTAACGGGGAAAGTTGATTACATCAGTGATGGGATTCATCTTATTTCAGTTTATAATGGTCATCCATGGTTAAAGATTTTAACCGGAGCCGGATGCATGGCTTCTTCTCTCTGCGCCACTTTTGCTTCGGTTGAAGAGGATCATCTCATGTCAACCGCCGCCGCTATAGGATTTTTCGGTGTTTGTGCGGAAATTGCTGCCAAAAAAGTTAAAGGTCCAGGGCTTTTCCATCAGGTTCTATTTGATGTTATATATAATATGGATGTTGAAACCTTGGTTTCTTCATTGCAGGTTGAGATGAAATGA
- the thiW gene encoding energy coupling factor transporter S component ThiW: MKKNYSIRLFTYTALFAALAVLGSFVHFPIGPVKVFPFQHAINVAAGIMIGPWYGMVAAFLAALVRLMMGTGTVFAFPGGIPGVLVVGALYHYFFRRDWVGFLEPIGTVLVGATLSAYLVAPWMEMSATLSFFQISFLFSSFPGSIIGFLLIKVLRKLPWLNIELFNGGE; encoded by the coding sequence ATGAAAAAAAATTATTCAATCCGCCTTTTCACCTATACAGCCCTTTTTGCTGCTTTGGCGGTTTTAGGTTCATTTGTCCACTTTCCAATTGGACCGGTAAAAGTTTTTCCTTTTCAACATGCTATTAACGTGGCAGCTGGTATTATGATAGGTCCTTGGTATGGAATGGTTGCTGCTTTTTTGGCTGCTTTGGTACGGTTGATGATGGGTACTGGAACGGTATTTGCCTTTCCGGGTGGGATTCCCGGAGTTTTGGTGGTAGGAGCGTTATACCATTATTTTTTCCGGCGGGATTGGGTAGGCTTTTTAGAACCGATTGGAACAGTTTTGGTGGGTGCAACGCTTAGTGCTTATTTGGTAGCTCCTTGGATGGAAATGTCGGCAACTCTTTCTTTTTTTCAAATTAGCTTTCTTTTTAGTAGTTTTCCCGGGAGTATCATCGGGTTTTTGTTGATTAAAGTCCTAAGAAAACTACCCTGGCTTAATATAGAATTATTCAATGGTGGTGAATAA
- the thiL gene encoding thiamine-phosphate kinase, whose product MLTLTDIGEFGLIDLIKKKFMPYGPETIVGIDDDCAVVTGREGFYTLYTCDSQVEGSHFIADLVPPYLLGQKVLTVNLSDIAAMGGTPRFALLSLVLRPDISVEWIDTFLEGFRYKANQYAVEVIGGNLAHTEGKLIFDVTCIGEVKRNRLLLRNQARVGDLILVTGSLGDAAAGLKILLEEQKMNTTREQYLLNRYFLPEPRVDVGRILAESPNRIALIDISDGFAQDLGHILKQSQVGGIVDVERIPLSQQLISWCTVQNCFPLDFACSGGEDYELIFVTAPQSADELRKKIQHEIGIPVTIVGEITAGSKLIFEKSEQNYEFHTQGWNHFSSF is encoded by the coding sequence ATGCTAACCCTCACTGATATTGGAGAATTTGGACTCATCGATTTAATTAAAAAGAAGTTTATGCCATATGGTCCGGAAACCATTGTTGGTATTGATGATGATTGCGCTGTGGTTACTGGAAGGGAAGGATTTTATACTCTTTATACCTGTGACTCTCAAGTAGAAGGATCCCACTTTATAGCTGATTTAGTTCCTCCCTACCTTCTGGGACAAAAAGTTTTAACGGTAAACTTAAGTGATATTGCAGCTATGGGAGGAACACCACGTTTTGCCCTTTTGTCTTTGGTTCTTCGACCTGATATTTCAGTTGAATGGATTGATACCTTTTTAGAAGGTTTTCGCTATAAGGCAAACCAGTATGCTGTTGAGGTTATAGGCGGGAACCTAGCTCATACCGAGGGTAAATTGATATTCGATGTAACTTGTATTGGAGAAGTTAAGAGAAATCGGCTTTTACTTCGAAATCAAGCCCGTGTTGGAGATTTAATTCTGGTAACTGGTTCCTTAGGCGATGCCGCTGCCGGGCTAAAAATCCTTTTAGAAGAACAAAAAATGAATACGACGAGAGAGCAATATCTTTTAAATCGGTATTTTTTACCCGAACCGAGAGTAGATGTGGGGAGAATCTTGGCTGAAAGTCCCAATAGGATCGCACTTATAGATATATCCGATGGTTTTGCTCAGGATTTAGGGCATATATTAAAACAAAGTCAGGTTGGTGGGATTGTTGATGTTGAAAGGATTCCCCTTTCTCAGCAGCTCATTTCTTGGTGTACGGTGCAGAATTGTTTTCCTCTTGATTTTGCCTGTAGCGGAGGAGAGGATTATGAACTTATTTTTGTTACTGCTCCTCAAAGTGCTGATGAGCTTCGAAAGAAAATCCAGCACGAGATTGGAATTCCAGTGACGATTGTTGGTGAAATCACCGCTGGAAGTAAACTTATATTTGAAAAGAGTGAGCAAAACTATGAATTTCATACCCAGGGATGGAATCATTTTTCCTCCTTCTGA
- the thiD gene encoding bifunctional hydroxymethylpyrimidine kinase/phosphomethylpyrimidine kinase has product MLKRVLTIAGSDSGGGAGIQADLKTFCAFGVYGMTAVTAVTAQNTYEVLSIAALEPSLVYDQIKAIAEDIGVDSVKTGMLFNAEIIEGVAEAIRDFSLPHLVVDPVMISKSGRYLLEPDAIGVFKEKIIPFAQVVTPNLNEAAILSGISVHTIEDMKQSAWIIHQMGPKFVLMKGGHLSSNEIVDILYDGKEYVFFSVQRQLTKNTHGTGCTFSAALVALLALGYDVPRAVKIARRYMDIVIQYSLDLGKGFGPTNHLAPLFLKCNLNPEKGGWNW; this is encoded by the coding sequence ATGTTAAAACGAGTATTGACGATAGCTGGTTCAGACTCAGGAGGGGGAGCGGGTATTCAAGCTGATTTAAAAACTTTTTGTGCATTTGGAGTATATGGAATGACTGCGGTGACCGCGGTTACTGCTCAGAATACCTATGAGGTCTTATCGATTGCCGCCCTAGAGCCATCATTAGTTTATGACCAAATAAAAGCAATTGCTGAAGATATTGGAGTTGATTCAGTCAAGACCGGGATGCTTTTTAATGCTGAAATTATTGAGGGAGTGGCTGAGGCTATAAGAGATTTTTCCTTGCCCCATTTAGTCGTAGACCCAGTTATGATTTCAAAATCGGGTCGCTATCTTCTTGAACCGGATGCTATTGGTGTTTTTAAAGAAAAAATTATCCCATTTGCTCAGGTGGTTACACCCAATCTGAATGAAGCTGCAATTCTATCGGGTATATCAGTTCATACTATAGAGGATATGAAACAATCAGCCTGGATTATCCACCAAATGGGTCCAAAATTTGTTTTAATGAAAGGTGGACATTTATCGAGCAATGAAATAGTTGATATTCTTTATGATGGAAAGGAATATGTTTTTTTTTCGGTACAGCGACAATTGACTAAAAATACTCATGGAACCGGATGCACCTTTTCGGCGGCTTTAGTTGCTCTTCTGGCGTTGGGATATGATGTTCCAAGAGCAGTTAAAATTGCTCGTCGATATATGGATATCGTTATTCAATATTCTCTTGATTTGGGGAAAGGCTTTGGTCCAACCAATCATCTCGCACCACTTTTTCTCAAATGTAATTTAAATCCCGAAAAGGGAGGTTGGAATTGGTAG
- the cytX gene encoding putative hydroxymethylpyrimidine transporter CytX, whose amino-acid sequence MEEEVILVPQSKRNLTGLDFFLLWSGAAISIAEIWAGGMLVSLGFWGGVMAILIGHIAGNAPLSLGGIIGSEWGISSMFSIRAAFGRKGSFVASFFNIIQLLGWTAIMVIICARAMDVISMKMFGYNNRFLWILIAGLGSTVWAMVGNRWWKWIQRIAIVALGALCVVMTYVVMMNAPFSFLKNIIADGSLHWATGFDIVIAMPISWLPLVADYSRFAKNTKSACRGTWWGYFFVSSWMFILGFFLSLATGQSDPIPGMVAMGFGIIAFMVVLFSTITTTFLDIYSTAISFMNIKPRVKEKFATFLFGIGGTVLALFFPVDRYESFLYFIGSIFIPLFGVVLFDYFIYRKRNIDVKELLHQKEYDLLALLAWAGGFVIYQLFLNYLPVLSASLPSLFSSGALYLGLKKWIKK is encoded by the coding sequence TTGGAAGAAGAAGTCATTTTAGTTCCTCAATCAAAGCGTAACCTTACTGGCTTGGATTTCTTTTTATTATGGTCGGGTGCAGCCATTTCTATTGCTGAAATATGGGCTGGTGGGATGTTGGTTTCTCTGGGATTTTGGGGAGGGGTTATGGCAATTTTAATTGGACATATAGCAGGGAATGCACCCCTTAGTTTAGGAGGAATTATTGGAAGTGAATGGGGTATTTCTTCCATGTTTTCTATTCGGGCTGCCTTCGGACGTAAGGGGTCTTTTGTGGCTTCATTCTTTAATATTATTCAACTCTTAGGCTGGACAGCAATTATGGTGATTATTTGTGCAAGAGCCATGGATGTCATCAGTATGAAGATGTTTGGCTATAATAATCGATTTTTATGGATTCTTATAGCTGGATTGGGGAGTACGGTCTGGGCAATGGTAGGCAATCGTTGGTGGAAGTGGATTCAAAGGATTGCTATAGTTGCATTGGGAGCTTTATGTGTGGTCATGACCTATGTGGTCATGATGAATGCCCCCTTTTCATTTTTAAAGAATATTATTGCTGATGGGTCGCTTCACTGGGCGACCGGATTTGACATTGTAATAGCCATGCCAATTTCCTGGCTTCCCTTAGTTGCTGATTATTCTCGCTTTGCCAAAAATACGAAAAGTGCTTGTCGGGGAACGTGGTGGGGTTATTTCTTTGTTAGTTCTTGGATGTTCATTTTAGGCTTTTTCCTTTCATTAGCTACTGGACAAAGCGACCCAATCCCTGGTATGGTTGCCATGGGTTTTGGGATTATAGCTTTTATGGTGGTTCTTTTTTCGACTATTACCACAACGTTTTTAGATATTTACTCAACAGCAATTTCTTTTATGAATATTAAGCCAAGAGTAAAAGAGAAGTTTGCGACTTTCCTTTTTGGAATTGGAGGCACAGTGCTTGCTCTCTTTTTTCCAGTGGATCGATATGAAAGTTTTTTATATTTTATCGGATCAATTTTTATTCCTTTGTTTGGCGTCGTTCTTTTTGATTATTTTATTTATCGGAAAAGAAACATTGATGTCAAAGAACTCTTGCACCAAAAAGAATACGACCTTTTAGCCTTGTTGGCTTGGGCAGGCGGGTTCGTTATTTATCAATTATTTTTGAATTATTTACCCGTTTTGAGTGCATCTCTCCCCAGCCTTTTTTCTTCCGGTGCTCTGTATTTGGGGTTAAAAAAATGGATAAAAAAATAG
- the thiE gene encoding thiamine phosphate synthase yields MMIDFSLYVITNRDLSRNKTIIEVVEEVIQGGATIIQIREKNLPTRIFFENAQTIGKITKKAGIPLIINDRLDIALAVDANGVHLGDEDLPLKYARKVAPHLIIGYSAGSICEARKAEEDGADYLGVGSVFSTKTKIDAGEAIGAKKLEEIKRAVSIPVVAIGGITLVNLPEVIQSGVDGVAVVSSIIGAESPFQATKKFRFTIDYLRKGKIC; encoded by the coding sequence ATGATGATTGATTTTTCTTTATATGTTATTACCAATCGAGATTTATCAAGAAATAAAACTATTATCGAAGTGGTTGAGGAAGTAATCCAGGGAGGCGCCACAATCATTCAAATCCGCGAAAAGAACTTGCCGACCCGGATCTTTTTTGAAAATGCACAAACTATTGGGAAAATCACCAAAAAAGCAGGAATACCATTGATCATTAATGACCGTCTGGATATTGCTTTAGCAGTAGATGCTAATGGTGTCCACCTTGGTGATGAGGATTTGCCTTTAAAATATGCTCGGAAAGTAGCTCCTCATTTAATTATTGGCTATTCGGCGGGTTCGATCTGTGAAGCCCGAAAAGCTGAGGAAGATGGAGCTGATTACTTAGGGGTCGGTAGTGTTTTTTCCACCAAAACCAAAATCGATGCCGGTGAGGCTATTGGTGCAAAAAAACTGGAGGAAATTAAGAGGGCAGTTTCGATACCGGTCGTTGCCATAGGTGGCATTACCTTAGTAAATCTTCCCGAAGTGATCCAATCCGGTGTTGATGGGGTGGCAGTGGTTTCATCGATAATCGGTGCTGAATCGCCTTTTCAAGCAACTAAAAAGTTTCGTTTTACAATTGATTATTTAAGAAAGGGGAAAATATGCTAA
- a CDS encoding Gfo/Idh/MocA family protein — MVKWGVIGAGGIARRRSIPEVVKFSEKSRITALMDVSEELVKETGKQFGIEQCYTSVEEILKKDIDTVYIASPVFEHEKQVAAALNAGKHVLCEKPMALTLDQTEAMVDLAEKKNLKIGIAFMMRFNVYHQKIKQLVDANQLGQIVYGRAQLTCWYPPIPGAWRQKKVTGGGGALIDMGCHCIDLLEWIIGPCQEVTAFIDTITHSYEVDDTSTILMKFKNGAQGVVDNFFNIPDLAAKNMLEIYGTKGAVITHNSIGQDSAGKMWLFLESGDQGYSSQQARTQDAYQEVILEPKSMYAQEFDAFSDWIQTGKKPIIHYEAGIRNFKIIDAAYRSSQERKAINV, encoded by the coding sequence GTGGTGAAATGGGGAGTGATAGGAGCTGGAGGTATAGCTCGGAGGAGAAGTATACCTGAGGTGGTGAAATTTTCAGAAAAAAGCCGAATTACTGCATTAATGGATGTTTCTGAAGAATTAGTAAAGGAAACGGGAAAGCAATTTGGAATTGAACAATGTTACACCAGTGTTGAAGAAATTTTAAAAAAAGATATAGATACAGTTTACATTGCTTCACCAGTTTTTGAACATGAAAAACAAGTGGCAGCAGCCTTGAATGCTGGTAAACATGTTTTATGCGAAAAACCGATGGCTTTAACCCTCGATCAAACTGAAGCGATGGTTGATTTGGCCGAGAAGAAGAACCTAAAAATCGGCATTGCATTTATGATGCGTTTCAATGTTTACCATCAAAAAATCAAACAACTGGTGGATGCAAACCAATTAGGTCAAATTGTCTATGGGAGAGCTCAACTGACTTGCTGGTATCCACCTATTCCTGGTGCTTGGAGGCAAAAAAAAGTAACCGGAGGTGGGGGTGCCCTCATTGATATGGGTTGTCACTGTATTGATCTTTTAGAATGGATTATCGGTCCTTGTCAAGAAGTGACTGCTTTTATTGATACTATTACCCATTCCTATGAAGTTGACGATACATCAACTATCCTAATGAAGTTTAAAAATGGAGCTCAAGGAGTCGTTGACAACTTTTTTAATATTCCTGACCTGGCAGCCAAAAATATGTTAGAAATATATGGGACCAAAGGTGCGGTTATTACTCATAATTCGATTGGTCAAGATTCAGCTGGAAAAATGTGGCTCTTCCTTGAGTCAGGGGATCAAGGATATTCTTCACAGCAGGCTCGCACTCAGGATGCCTATCAAGAGGTCATATTAGAGCCAAAATCCATGTACGCCCAAGAATTTGATGCCTTTAGTGATTGGATTCAAACCGGGAAAAAGCCGATTATTCATTACGAAGCCGGGATTCGTAACTTTAAAATTATTGATGCAGCTTATCGATCATCGCAAGAAAGAAAAGCAATAAATGTATAA